The following proteins come from a genomic window of Hymenobacter canadensis:
- the recN gene encoding DNA repair protein RecN yields the protein MLIDLRIRNYALIEQLQLQPSALLNIITGETGAGKSIMLGAIGLLLGNRADSRMLFDTDKKCVIEGQFDISSYQLQDIFEAEDLDYDAQCILRREISPAGKSRAFVNDTPVTLETLRHIGANLMDIHSQHDTLLLGDAVFQLNLLDLYAGLVPTRGQYSNAYRQYRKLEADLKTLQDQVAQANKELDYHSFLLTELEDARLDNERQDELEQEVKELEHAEEIKYKLTHALQSLTESEYCATSGMKEAATLLGQIASYSEQARELKLRLDSCLIELHDIADEIEAAERRTEGDPARIDELQGRLNVLYSLQRKHQVRDVVALLAVRSDLRDKVSSVLNLDRQITRLRRDADAALATVTKQATRLSEARRKVFPKFEKELAALLADLGMPNSRIVVQHQESAPATSGIDVVSILFTANKGAQPQTLSKAASGGEFSRLMLCIKYMLADKTALPTIVFDEIDTGISGEIAVKVGRMMQQMAKKHQLIAISHLPQMAAAGDAHYFVYKEDRADRTVSRIRQLSQEERIQEIAQMISGANPSQHAYHSARELLALRGVEMAG from the coding sequence TCGGCGCTGCTCAACATCATCACCGGCGAAACCGGGGCCGGCAAGTCCATTATGCTGGGCGCCATCGGCCTGCTGCTCGGCAACCGCGCCGACTCGCGCATGCTCTTCGACACCGACAAGAAGTGCGTGATTGAGGGCCAGTTTGATATCAGCAGCTACCAGTTGCAGGATATTTTCGAGGCCGAAGACCTCGATTATGACGCGCAGTGCATTCTGCGGCGCGAAATCAGCCCCGCCGGCAAGAGCCGGGCCTTCGTGAACGATACACCCGTGACGCTGGAAACCCTGCGCCACATTGGGGCCAACCTCATGGATATCCACTCGCAGCACGACACGCTGCTGCTTGGGGATGCCGTGTTTCAGCTGAATCTGCTGGACCTGTACGCCGGGCTGGTGCCCACGCGGGGCCAATACAGCAATGCCTACCGCCAGTACCGCAAGCTGGAAGCCGACCTGAAGACGCTGCAGGACCAGGTGGCGCAGGCCAATAAGGAGCTTGACTATCATAGCTTTCTGCTGACGGAGTTGGAAGACGCCCGCCTCGACAACGAGCGCCAGGACGAGCTTGAGCAGGAAGTGAAAGAGCTGGAGCACGCCGAGGAAATCAAGTACAAGCTCACCCACGCCCTGCAAAGCCTCACCGAAAGCGAGTACTGCGCCACCAGCGGCATGAAGGAAGCCGCCACGCTGCTGGGCCAGATTGCCAGCTACTCGGAGCAGGCCCGCGAGCTGAAGCTGCGCCTCGATAGCTGCCTGATTGAGCTGCACGATATTGCCGACGAAATAGAAGCTGCCGAGCGCCGCACCGAAGGCGACCCGGCCCGCATCGATGAGCTGCAGGGCCGCCTGAACGTGCTCTATAGCCTGCAGCGCAAGCATCAGGTGCGCGACGTGGTGGCGCTGCTGGCCGTGCGCTCCGACCTGCGCGACAAGGTAAGCTCCGTGCTCAACCTCGACCGCCAGATTACGCGCCTGCGCCGCGACGCCGACGCCGCGCTGGCCACCGTAACCAAGCAGGCCACGCGCCTCTCCGAAGCCCGCCGCAAGGTGTTTCCGAAGTTTGAGAAGGAGCTGGCTGCGCTGCTGGCTGATCTGGGCATGCCCAACTCGCGCATTGTGGTGCAGCACCAAGAAAGTGCCCCCGCCACCAGCGGCATTGATGTGGTGAGCATCCTGTTTACGGCCAACAAGGGCGCCCAGCCTCAGACGCTGAGCAAGGCCGCCTCGGGCGGCGAGTTCTCGCGCCTGATGCTGTGCATCAAGTACATGCTGGCCGATAAGACGGCGTTGCCGACAATCGTGTTTGATGAAATCGACACGGGCATCAGCGGGGAAATTGCGGTGAAAGTGGGCCGTATGATGCAGCAGATGGCCAAAAAGCACCAGCTCATTGCCATCAGCCACCTGCCCCAGATGGCCGCCGCCGGCGACGCGCACTACTTCGTGTATAAGGAAGACCGCGCCGACCGCACCGTGAGCCGCATCCGCCAGCTCAGCCAGGAGGAACGCATCCAGGAAATTGCCCAGATGATTTCCGGCGCCAACCCCAGCCAGCACGCCTACCATAGCGCCCGCGAGCTGCTGGCGTTGCGCGGGGTGGAAATGGCGGGGTAG
- a CDS encoding M28 family metallopeptidase, with translation MTTLRFLILAGSLAAATPTLAQQGTKADPAMLAKIKDEGLNRSKVMETAFYLTDVCGPRLAGSDGLSRANAWTKKQLTDWGLTNANVEPWGTFGRGWDIEKSYVAMTAPYYHTLIGAPKAWTPSTNGALKKQVVVVKAATEADLAKYQGQLRDKIVLFEVPNPPKPSFEPDARRHSEDDLKKMADFKPAAAAATTTPAPADAERMAARRAQFALRTKLTDMVQAEGAAAILSTRGGSDGTFFTSNGAPYAADAKPVLPELEMAPEDQLRLIRLAEAGIPVEIELETRTRFQTQDLKGYNVVAEIPGTDKKLKSEVVMLGGHLDSWHAATGATDNAAGCAIMMEAVRILKASGVQPRRTIRIALWGEEEQGLFGSRGYVKNHFADPATMKLLPEHSTLAAYFNLDNGAGKIRGIYAQGNEAAAPIFQDWLQPFADMGASTVTLRNTGGTDHLSFDAVGLPGFQFIQDPLDYGTRTHHTNMDTYERLPADDLKQASVLVASFVYQAAMRDAKLPRKPLPTAKPENKS, from the coding sequence ATGACGACACTGCGCTTCCTGATACTGGCTGGCTCGCTGGCCGCTGCTACGCCCACGCTGGCTCAGCAGGGTACCAAGGCTGATCCGGCCATGCTGGCCAAAATCAAAGATGAGGGCCTGAACCGCTCCAAAGTGATGGAAACGGCCTTCTACCTCACCGACGTCTGCGGCCCGCGCCTGGCTGGTTCCGATGGCCTCAGTCGCGCCAACGCCTGGACCAAGAAGCAGCTCACCGACTGGGGCCTGACCAACGCCAACGTGGAGCCCTGGGGCACGTTCGGCCGCGGCTGGGACATCGAGAAGTCGTACGTAGCCATGACGGCGCCCTACTACCACACGCTCATCGGGGCGCCCAAAGCCTGGACCCCCAGCACCAACGGCGCCCTCAAAAAGCAGGTGGTCGTGGTGAAGGCGGCAACGGAAGCCGACCTGGCCAAGTATCAGGGCCAGCTGCGCGACAAAATTGTGCTCTTTGAGGTGCCCAATCCGCCCAAGCCCTCTTTTGAGCCTGATGCCCGCCGCCACTCCGAGGACGACCTGAAGAAAATGGCCGACTTCAAACCCGCAGCGGCTGCCGCAACTACTACTCCCGCGCCCGCCGACGCCGAGCGGATGGCGGCCCGGCGCGCGCAGTTTGCACTGCGCACCAAGCTGACCGATATGGTGCAGGCCGAAGGCGCGGCCGCCATTCTGAGCACCCGCGGCGGCTCCGACGGCACGTTCTTCACCAGCAACGGCGCACCCTACGCCGCCGATGCCAAGCCCGTGCTGCCCGAGCTGGAAATGGCTCCTGAAGATCAGCTGCGTCTGATTCGGCTGGCCGAAGCCGGTATTCCGGTAGAAATTGAGCTGGAAACCCGCACCCGCTTCCAGACCCAGGACCTGAAAGGTTACAACGTAGTGGCCGAAATTCCGGGCACCGACAAGAAGCTCAAGAGTGAAGTGGTGATGCTGGGCGGCCACCTCGACTCGTGGCACGCCGCCACCGGCGCCACCGACAACGCCGCCGGCTGCGCCATCATGATGGAGGCCGTGCGCATTCTGAAAGCCAGCGGCGTGCAGCCGCGCCGCACCATCCGGATTGCGCTGTGGGGCGAGGAGGAGCAGGGCCTGTTCGGCTCGCGGGGCTACGTGAAAAACCATTTCGCCGACCCCGCCACCATGAAGCTGCTGCCCGAGCACTCAACGCTGGCCGCTTACTTCAACCTCGATAACGGGGCTGGCAAAATCCGGGGCATCTACGCCCAGGGCAACGAGGCTGCCGCGCCCATCTTTCAGGACTGGCTCCAGCCCTTCGCCGATATGGGCGCTAGCACCGTCACGCTGCGCAACACCGGCGGCACCGACCACCTGTCGTTCGACGCGGTAGGTTTGCCCGGCTTTCAGTTCATCCAGGACCCGCTCGACTACGGCACGCGCACCCACCACACCAACATGGATACCTATGAGCGGCTGCCCGCCGACGACCTCAAGCAGGCCTCCGTGCTGGTAGCGTCGTTCGTGTACCAGGCCGCCATGCGCGACGCCAAGCTGCCCCGCAAGCCGCTGCCCACCGCCAAGCCCGAAAACAAGAGTTAG
- a CDS encoding dienelactone hydrolase family protein, with protein MDQRIINLFDEYTHAPLSRKEFMERLLKLTGGTALAAAALAALEPGYAQAAGLPQKNDELLMEDVTWPGAEGVTMKGYLVHPKSKKKRGAVVVIHENRGLTPHIKDVTRRVAEAGYLALGVDALSVFGGTPANEDEGRALIGKLDPKQNLQNYLAGLAYLRRHPESNGRTGCVGFCWGGAMANKLAIADPSLNAAVAYYGTQPPVSDVLSIKARLLLHYAGLDERVNAGKDAYAAALTAAGVKFDQYVYEGVNHAFNNDSSPARYNAEAAKLAWDRTLKLFKETLS; from the coding sequence ATGGATCAGCGGATTATCAACCTATTCGACGAGTACACGCACGCCCCACTTAGCCGCAAGGAGTTTATGGAGCGCCTGCTGAAGCTGACCGGCGGCACTGCGTTGGCCGCCGCCGCCCTGGCCGCGCTGGAGCCTGGCTACGCGCAAGCGGCTGGCCTGCCCCAGAAGAACGACGAGCTGCTGATGGAAGACGTGACTTGGCCCGGCGCCGAGGGCGTGACCATGAAGGGATACTTGGTGCATCCGAAGTCCAAGAAAAAGCGCGGGGCGGTGGTGGTGATTCATGAAAACCGAGGTCTGACGCCGCACATCAAAGACGTGACGCGCCGCGTGGCCGAGGCTGGCTACCTGGCACTGGGCGTGGATGCACTGTCTGTATTCGGCGGCACGCCAGCCAACGAGGACGAGGGCCGCGCGCTCATCGGCAAGCTCGACCCGAAGCAGAACCTGCAGAACTACCTGGCGGGGCTGGCCTACCTGCGCCGCCACCCCGAAAGCAACGGCCGCACCGGCTGCGTGGGCTTCTGCTGGGGCGGCGCCATGGCCAACAAGCTCGCCATTGCCGACCCAAGCCTCAATGCCGCAGTGGCCTACTACGGCACCCAGCCGCCCGTGTCGGATGTACTGAGCATCAAGGCGCGCCTGCTGCTGCACTACGCCGGCCTCGATGAGCGGGTGAATGCCGGCAAGGACGCATACGCGGCGGCCCTCACGGCCGCGGGCGTGAAGTTCGACCAGTACGTGTATGAGGGCGTCAACCACGCATTCAACAACGATTCGTCGCCGGCCCGCTACAACGCCGAGGCCGCCAAACTGGCCTGGGACCGGACGCTCAAGCTGTTCAAGGAAACCCTAAGCTAA
- a CDS encoding ABC transporter ATP-binding protein — MSLWEIIRRLYPYVLPYRRLVIATLLLTLVGSLAAQVNPFVLRYTVDTVQGLLDRNQGLAEGAELLLLVSGLLLGKEIINTGIQFGQKFYGEKIRINVSSTLVRDAVHKVLSYQLGFYSDSGNQTGKLQTRIDRGVESLMKLVQNFFIDILPLFANSIVALVVMFANNLYVGLVAVAVLPVYFWLSYRQADKLNGTRRALRGLREARSQGLVNLIDSAVVIKSFVREDYEEQKQTQVQQNLQEAQLQTRKTNFLYDGLKTFTEQIGVVLIIILTAYLVLDRQISIGAIMFHILLFNNVAAPIRQLHRIYDEMNDALTYAEGFFDILDAEDAVEPTGPLKSDHLQGTFDICNVDFTYPSGTQALHDVCLTIEAGKTTALVGLSGAGKSTIINLLCKFYAPDSGQMLLDGQPLADYDTHALRRQIGLVLQKNHIFKGTIEENIRYGVMDATLDQIKAAARQAYLHEQIMELPNGYQSDAQQLSGGQQQRIAIARLFLKNPPIIFLDEPTASLDAIATEQIKNSLDAIKQGRTVVIISHSLAQIVDSDCIYVMKQGRMVESGTHEHLYDLRGTYREIFDASARSLNIEKLARVMVDDEDEVGDTAG; from the coding sequence ATGAGCCTTTGGGAAATTATCAGGCGACTCTACCCCTACGTGCTGCCCTACCGGCGGCTGGTGATTGCTACGCTGCTGCTCACGCTGGTGGGCTCGTTGGCGGCGCAGGTGAACCCGTTTGTGCTGCGCTACACCGTGGATACTGTGCAGGGTTTGCTCGACCGCAACCAGGGCCTGGCCGAGGGCGCGGAGCTGCTGCTGCTGGTGAGCGGGCTGCTGCTGGGCAAGGAAATCATCAACACCGGTATCCAGTTCGGGCAGAAGTTCTACGGCGAGAAAATCCGCATTAACGTGTCCAGCACGCTGGTGCGCGACGCGGTGCACAAGGTGCTCAGCTACCAGCTCGGCTTCTACTCCGACAGCGGCAACCAGACCGGCAAGCTCCAGACCCGCATTGATCGGGGCGTGGAGAGCCTGATGAAGCTGGTGCAGAACTTCTTTATTGACATTCTGCCGCTGTTTGCCAACTCTATCGTGGCCCTGGTGGTGATGTTTGCCAACAATCTGTACGTGGGGTTGGTGGCCGTGGCGGTGCTGCCGGTGTACTTCTGGCTCAGCTACCGCCAGGCCGATAAGCTCAACGGCACCCGCCGGGCCCTGCGCGGCCTGCGCGAAGCCCGCAGCCAGGGCCTTGTGAACCTAATTGATTCGGCCGTGGTCATCAAGAGCTTCGTGCGCGAAGACTACGAGGAGCAGAAGCAGACCCAGGTGCAGCAGAACCTGCAGGAAGCCCAGCTCCAGACCCGCAAAACCAACTTCCTCTACGACGGCCTCAAAACCTTCACCGAGCAGATCGGGGTGGTACTCATCATCATCCTGACGGCCTACTTGGTGCTGGACCGGCAGATCAGCATCGGGGCCATCATGTTCCATATTCTGCTGTTCAACAACGTGGCGGCCCCCATCCGGCAGCTGCACCGCATCTACGACGAGATGAACGACGCCCTCACCTACGCCGAGGGCTTCTTCGACATCCTGGACGCCGAGGACGCCGTGGAGCCAACCGGCCCGCTCAAGTCCGACCACCTGCAGGGCACCTTCGACATCTGCAACGTGGACTTCACCTACCCCAGCGGCACCCAAGCCCTGCACGACGTCTGCCTGACCATTGAGGCCGGCAAAACCACCGCGCTTGTGGGTTTGAGCGGGGCTGGCAAGAGCACCATCATCAACCTGCTCTGCAAGTTCTACGCCCCCGATTCGGGCCAGATGCTGCTCGACGGACAGCCCCTGGCCGACTACGACACCCACGCCCTGCGCCGGCAAATCGGGCTGGTGCTCCAGAAAAACCACATTTTCAAGGGCACCATCGAGGAGAACATCCGATACGGCGTGATGGACGCCACTCTCGACCAGATCAAGGCCGCCGCCCGGCAGGCCTACCTGCACGAGCAGATCATGGAGCTGCCCAACGGCTACCAGTCCGACGCCCAGCAGCTCTCGGGCGGGCAGCAGCAGCGCATTGCCATTGCCCGGCTGTTCCTCAAAAACCCGCCCATCATCTTCCTCGACGAGCCCACCGCCTCCCTCGACGCCATTGCCACCGAGCAGATCAAGAACTCCCTCGACGCTATCAAGCAGGGCCGCACGGTGGTCATCATCTCCCACAGCCTCGCCCAGATTGTCGATTCCGACTGCATCTACGTGATGAAGCAGGGCCGCATGGTGGAAAGCGGCACCCACGAGCACCTCTACGACCTGCGCGGCACCTACCGCGAAATCTTCGACGCCTCCGCCCGCAGCCTCAACATCGAGAAGCTGGCCCGGGTAATGGTGGACGATGAGGACGAGGTGGGCGACACGGCGGGGTAA
- a CDS encoding alpha/beta fold hydrolase produces MDVLKRNNVRVLGHGSRTLVLVNGFGCDQSIWNAVTPVLAKQFRVVLFDQIGAGDSDSTAYDPAKYASLAGYTQDLLEICRQLQLSQVTLIGHSVGAMICLLATIEAPELFRQLLLLCPSPCYTNHPSYHGGFEQADIDSMLAFMETDFVGWADSFAHFVMGTPDRPSLAMELAHRFCRNDPFIAKQFARVTFTADNRNDLQRVPTPCLLVQCAQDLIAPLEVGSYLLASIPRATLVTLPVSGHCPHVSAPLQTLTVLQSFMAA; encoded by the coding sequence ATGGACGTCCTGAAACGAAATAATGTACGCGTTCTGGGGCATGGGTCGCGTACGCTGGTCCTGGTGAACGGCTTCGGCTGCGACCAGAGCATCTGGAACGCCGTGACTCCCGTTCTGGCCAAGCAGTTTCGGGTGGTACTCTTCGACCAGATAGGCGCCGGCGACTCTGACTCTACGGCCTACGACCCGGCGAAATACGCCTCATTGGCCGGCTACACTCAGGATTTGCTGGAAATATGCCGGCAGCTGCAGCTTAGCCAGGTTACGCTTATCGGCCACTCCGTAGGCGCCATGATCTGTCTGCTGGCAACCATTGAAGCCCCCGAGCTATTCCGGCAGCTTCTGCTGCTGTGCCCGTCGCCGTGCTACACCAACCACCCCAGCTACCACGGCGGCTTCGAGCAGGCCGATATCGACTCGATGCTTGCGTTTATGGAAACGGATTTTGTGGGCTGGGCCGATTCATTCGCGCATTTTGTGATGGGCACGCCCGACCGGCCTTCGCTGGCAATGGAGCTGGCGCACCGCTTCTGCCGCAATGATCCGTTCATTGCCAAGCAGTTCGCCCGCGTAACGTTCACGGCCGATAACCGCAACGATTTGCAGCGGGTACCTACTCCCTGCCTGCTGGTGCAGTGTGCCCAGGACCTGATAGCGCCGCTGGAAGTAGGGTCTTATCTGCTGGCATCCATCCCCCGGGCTACCCTCGTCACGTTGCCCGTCAGCGGGCACTGCCCCCACGTGAGTGCTCCCCTGCAGACCCTGACCGTGCTGCAGTCGTTTATGGCGGCCTGA
- a CDS encoding enoyl-ACP reductase FabI: MANNLLAGKVGIISGALNEESIAWKVALKAHAEGARFVLTNAPLAMRMGEINKLAEQCDALIIPADATSMEDLEKLFSGAQENLGGKLDFVLHSIGMSANIRKGKHYGELNYEWYQKTLDVSALSFHKMLAVAEKQDAFNEWGSAVALSYIAAQRAFLDYTDMSQAKAMLESIARSYGQRLGKLKKVRVNTISQSPTKTTAGTGISGFDAFYEYANRLSPLGNAPAEACADYCISLFSDLTRYVTMQNLMHDGGFSTTGISEEIVELMSNAKQ; this comes from the coding sequence ATGGCTAATAACCTGCTCGCGGGCAAAGTCGGTATTATTTCCGGCGCGCTGAACGAAGAATCCATTGCCTGGAAAGTAGCCCTGAAGGCCCACGCCGAAGGTGCCCGCTTTGTGCTCACCAACGCCCCGCTGGCCATGCGCATGGGCGAAATCAACAAACTCGCCGAGCAGTGCGACGCCCTGATTATCCCGGCCGATGCTACCTCCATGGAGGACCTGGAGAAGCTGTTCTCGGGCGCGCAGGAGAACCTCGGCGGTAAGCTCGATTTTGTGCTGCACAGCATTGGCATGAGCGCCAACATCCGCAAGGGCAAGCACTACGGTGAGCTGAACTACGAGTGGTACCAGAAAACGCTCGACGTGTCGGCCCTGTCGTTCCACAAGATGCTGGCGGTGGCTGAAAAGCAGGATGCCTTCAACGAGTGGGGCTCGGCCGTGGCCCTAAGCTACATTGCCGCCCAGCGCGCCTTCCTCGACTACACCGACATGTCGCAGGCCAAGGCCATGCTCGAAAGCATTGCCCGCAGCTACGGTCAGCGCCTCGGCAAGCTCAAGAAAGTGCGCGTGAACACCATCTCGCAGTCGCCGACCAAAACCACGGCCGGCACCGGCATCAGCGGTTTCGATGCGTTCTACGAGTACGCCAACCGCCTTTCGCCGCTGGGCAACGCCCCGGCCGAAGCCTGCGCTGACTACTGCATCTCCCTGTTCTCGGACCTGACCCGCTACGTAACCATGCAGAACCTCATGCACGACGGTGGCTTCAGCACCACCGGCATCTCGGAAGAAATCGTGGAGCTGATGTCGAACGCCAAGCAGTAA
- a CDS encoding barstar family protein has product MTLDLTGITSKAAIHQLFKEQLGFEEWYGPSWDAFWDSVVAIVEMPPVLTLTNWDEFARCCPRDIQILQQVIEDYAVEMHPKQIMLG; this is encoded by the coding sequence ATGACCCTCGACCTCACTGGCATCACCAGCAAAGCCGCCATTCACCAGCTTTTCAAGGAACAATTAGGCTTTGAAGAATGGTACGGCCCGAGTTGGGACGCCTTCTGGGATTCGGTGGTGGCCATTGTGGAAATGCCACCCGTGCTGACGCTGACGAACTGGGATGAATTTGCTCGCTGCTGCCCCCGCGACATACAGATTCTGCAGCAGGTGATAGAGGACTACGCCGTGGAAATGCACCCCAAACAGATTATGCTGGGGTGA
- a CDS encoding porin, which translates to MKKLLTLLLLLASGRAHGQAADSSSSEPAPTPKWYQAVSVRGYVQARYNRLLETNPDLTCEQCDRSWGRNGGFSLRRIRIIFFGQLHERVYFYLQPDFASTLSGSSSLNATLLRDAYLDVGLDKASQFRVRLGQSKIPYGFENMQSSQNRLALDRSDGINSSFSNERDLGAFLYWAPTAVRQRFSRLVKDGLKGSGDYGVVGLGVFNGQTANRPELNNQRHVVARVTYPLEIGGRIIEPALQAYSGEYVVNRDQLSSGVKHRPDLRYPDQRVAATFVVYPQPFGVQAEYNVGRGPEFNPRTDSIETKRLHGGYVLLNYRLQYKGQQFYPFLRGQYYDGGKKHERDARSYQVREAELGVEWQPFPSFELVTMYTLSNRRFEDFQKQDNRQRGGLLRLQAQLNF; encoded by the coding sequence ATGAAGAAATTACTAACTCTCCTTCTGCTGCTGGCCAGTGGCCGCGCCCACGGTCAGGCCGCTGACTCCTCCTCCTCTGAGCCTGCCCCAACGCCCAAGTGGTACCAGGCCGTTTCTGTTCGGGGCTACGTGCAGGCCCGCTATAACCGACTGCTGGAAACCAACCCCGACCTTACCTGCGAGCAGTGCGACCGGTCGTGGGGCCGCAACGGCGGGTTTTCGCTGCGCCGGATTCGCATCATCTTCTTCGGGCAGCTGCACGAGCGGGTGTACTTCTATCTGCAGCCCGACTTTGCCAGTACCCTCAGCGGCAGCTCCTCCCTGAACGCCACGCTGCTGCGCGACGCCTACCTTGATGTAGGCCTCGATAAAGCCAGCCAATTCCGGGTGCGGCTGGGACAAAGCAAAATTCCGTACGGCTTCGAGAACATGCAGTCGAGCCAGAACCGGCTGGCCCTGGACCGCAGCGACGGAATCAACAGCTCCTTTTCCAACGAGCGGGATTTGGGCGCGTTCCTCTACTGGGCTCCCACGGCCGTGCGCCAGCGGTTCAGCCGCCTCGTGAAAGACGGCCTGAAAGGCTCCGGCGACTACGGCGTGGTGGGCCTCGGCGTCTTCAATGGTCAGACTGCCAACCGCCCCGAGCTCAACAACCAGCGCCACGTGGTGGCCCGCGTTACGTATCCGCTGGAAATCGGGGGCCGGATCATCGAGCCCGCGTTGCAGGCGTATTCCGGCGAGTACGTGGTGAACCGCGACCAGCTTTCCAGCGGCGTGAAGCACCGCCCCGATCTGCGCTACCCCGACCAGCGCGTGGCGGCCACCTTCGTGGTGTATCCGCAGCCCTTCGGCGTGCAGGCCGAGTACAACGTGGGCCGCGGCCCCGAGTTCAACCCGCGCACCGACAGCATCGAGACGAAGCGCCTGCACGGTGGCTACGTGCTGCTCAACTACCGCCTGCAATACAAAGGGCAGCAGTTCTACCCCTTCCTGCGCGGCCAGTACTACGACGGCGGCAAGAAGCACGAGCGGGACGCCCGCAGCTACCAGGTGCGCGAGGCCGAGCTGGGCGTGGAGTGGCAGCCGTTCCCGAGCTTCGAGCTGGTGACGATGTACACCCTCTCCAACCGCCGCTTCGAGGATTTCCAGAAGCAGGACAACCGTCAGCGCGGCGGCCTGCTGCGCCTGCAGGCCCAGCTGAATTTCTAG
- a CDS encoding DUF3885 domain-containing protein produces MPSALTQFFQHHATNLPDPRLLHYELPAWIRFDLQGPLSPKDAGYFAQVLHRATTLFAAAFAPTDEVLLVYQEHRYKRHRIRSNSYLFRQLGIRKRDVTFQKRWARPSQLAYHEGRWIQALYTTLAARIPYRTLLAAISYQDFPDQNKTAIHGLFYFFNQTTGLIFYMYDDRGILVSSNTPEITRPLYQEYNDWILDFDRGTIDALFSEAASTKS; encoded by the coding sequence ATGCCTTCTGCACTAACCCAGTTCTTTCAGCACCACGCCACTAACCTACCCGACCCACGCCTGCTGCACTACGAGTTGCCGGCCTGGATTCGTTTTGACCTGCAAGGCCCTCTTTCGCCTAAGGATGCCGGCTATTTTGCCCAGGTTTTGCACCGCGCCACCACCCTGTTCGCCGCCGCCTTCGCGCCGACCGATGAGGTGCTGCTGGTGTATCAGGAGCACCGCTACAAACGCCACCGTATCCGCAGCAATAGCTACCTGTTCCGGCAGTTAGGCATTCGCAAGCGTGACGTCACGTTTCAGAAACGATGGGCCCGACCTAGCCAACTGGCGTACCACGAAGGACGTTGGATCCAGGCTCTTTACACTACGCTTGCGGCCCGGATACCGTACCGGACGCTGCTAGCGGCCATCAGCTACCAGGATTTTCCAGACCAGAATAAAACGGCTATTCACGGGCTGTTCTACTTTTTCAACCAGACCACGGGGCTCATTTTCTACATGTATGATGACCGTGGGATACTTGTCAGCAGCAACACACCCGAAATAACCCGGCCTTTATACCAAGAATACAACGACTGGATTCTTGACTTTGACCGGGGAACCATAGACGCGCTGTTTTCAGAAGCTGCTTCTACAAAATCCTGA
- a CDS encoding SDR family oxidoreductase, with protein MKNIALVVGASGIIGSNLARELVAHDWPTYGLARTPRPDDVPGLHPVAADLLDPASLQTALQDLAPTHVFITSWMRQDTEAENIRVNSLMVRNLLDALAPKKSLQHVALVTGLKHYLGPFEAYVNGGTPPPTPLREEQARLPLDNFYYAQEDEVYAAAARDGFTWSIHRPHTIIGKAVGNLMNLGTTLAVYASICKETGRPFRWPGSDAQWNGLSDVTDARIIAQQLRWAATAETAQDQAFNIVNGDVFRWSWLWPRLAAWFGVEAVGFDGTIHPLEAELSQDAAVWREIAERHQLREPALDRLASPWHTDLDLGRPIEVMTDMTNSRKRGFLAYQSTEDSFFDLFEQLRTDRLIP; from the coding sequence ATGAAGAATATAGCCCTTGTAGTAGGTGCCAGCGGCATCATCGGCAGCAACCTAGCCCGCGAGCTGGTGGCCCACGACTGGCCTACCTACGGCCTAGCCCGCACACCCCGCCCCGACGACGTTCCTGGCCTGCACCCCGTGGCCGCCGATTTGCTGGACCCCGCCAGTCTGCAAACCGCCCTGCAGGACCTCGCGCCCACCCACGTATTCATCACCAGCTGGATGCGCCAGGACACTGAGGCCGAGAATATTCGGGTGAACAGCCTGATGGTGCGCAACCTGCTCGATGCCCTGGCTCCCAAGAAGTCGTTGCAACATGTGGCGCTGGTAACGGGCCTGAAGCATTATCTGGGGCCGTTTGAGGCCTACGTGAACGGCGGTACGCCGCCGCCCACGCCGCTGCGCGAGGAGCAGGCCCGCCTGCCGCTCGACAACTTTTACTACGCCCAGGAAGACGAAGTGTACGCCGCCGCGGCCCGCGACGGGTTCACGTGGAGCATCCACCGGCCGCACACCATCATCGGCAAGGCTGTGGGCAACCTCATGAACCTGGGCACCACCCTGGCCGTGTACGCCAGCATCTGCAAAGAAACCGGCCGCCCCTTCCGCTGGCCTGGCTCCGATGCCCAATGGAACGGCCTCTCAGACGTAACCGACGCCCGCATCATCGCCCAGCAGCTGCGCTGGGCCGCCACCGCCGAAACCGCCCAAGACCAGGCTTTCAACATCGTGAACGGCGACGTATTCCGCTGGAGCTGGCTGTGGCCGCGCCTGGCCGCGTGGTTCGGGGTGGAAGCCGTGGGCTTCGATGGCACCATTCACCCGCTGGAAGCCGAGCTCAGCCAGGATGCCGCCGTGTGGCGCGAAATTGCCGAGCGGCACCAGCTCCGGGAGCCGGCCCTCGACCGCCTCGCCTCCCCCTGGCACACCGACCTTGACCTGGGCCGCCCCATCGAAGTCATGACCGACATGACCAACAGCCGCAAGCGCGGTTTCCTGGCCTACCAGTCCACCGAAGACTCCTTCTTCGACCTGTTCGAGCAGCTCCGCACCGACCGGTTGATTCCGTAG